In the genome of Bufo bufo chromosome 9, aBufBuf1.1, whole genome shotgun sequence, the window cactgtttCCACAACTCCGTCAACTGCAGATTCCGTCAACTGTAGTAAAGTCCGCTCGGCTGTATTTGTAACCCTGGGCACCGCTTACAAGGGTTATTCCGATCGCAGACATGAAATGGGGATAACCCTTTAAAGATGGGCAGATTCATTAGAGGAGAGAATACTTACAATGACACCAGGAGGATGGATTTCTCATGGACTTGAAAGGAGAACAAGAAAAATGATAAAGCGCAGTTCACcttaacagaaaaacaaaacaaacaataaTGTAAAGAGTTATGGTACAGGGTTGGGGCGATCCCTCAGCTATGGAACGGGGGAAGGGGGTGTGACCCCTCAGCTATGGAACGGGGGAAGGGGGTGTGACCCCTCAGCTATGGAACGGGGGAAGGGGGTGTGACGCCTCAGCTATGGAACAGGGTTGGGGCGATCCCTCTGCTATGGGACGGGGGTTGTGATAACtcagctatggggggggggggggagtgatccCTCAACTATGGAACAGGGTTGGGGCGATCCCTCTGCTATGGGACGGGGGTTGTGATGCCtcagctatgggggggggggggggggggagtgatccCTCAACTATGGAACAGGGTTGGGGCGATCCCTCAGTTATGGGATGGGGGTTGTGATCCCTCAGCTATGGAACAGGGGAAGGGGGTGTGACCCCTCAGCTATGGAACAGGGTTGGGGCGATCCCTCAGCTATGGAACGGGGGAAGGGGGTGTGACCTCTCAGCTATGGAACAGGGTTGGGGCAATCCCTCAGCTATGGAACGGGGGAAGGGGGTGTGACCCCCCAGCTATGGTACAGGGTTTGGGCGATCCCTCTGCTATGGGACGGGGGTTGTGATCCCTCagctttgggaggggggggggggggagtgatccCTCAACTATGGAACAGGGTTGGGGCGATCCCTCAGTTATGGGATGGGGGGTGATCCCTCAGCTTTGGAACAGAGTTTGGGCGATCCCTCCGCTATGGAACAGGGGTTGTGATCCCTCAGCTATTCAgctatgggatggggggggggagtgatccCTCAACTATGGAACAGGGTTGGGCAATCCCTCAGTTATGGAACAGGGTTGGGCAATCCCTCAGTTATGGAACAGGGTTGGGGCGATCCCTCAGTTATGGAACAGGGTTGGGGCGATCCCTCAGCTATGGAACAGGGTTGGGGCGATCCCTCAGCTATGGAACGGGGGAAGGGGGTGTGACCCCTCAGCTATGGTACGGGGGAAGGGGGTGTGACCCCTCAGCTATAGAACAGGGTTGGGGCAATTCCTCAACTATGGAACAGGGTTGGGGTGATCCCTCagttatgggatggggggggtGATCCCTCAGCTTTGGAACAGTTTGGGCGATCCCtccgctatggggggggggggggggaagtgatcCCTCAGCTATGGAACAGGGTTGGTGCAATCCCTCCGCTATGGGACGGGGGTTGTGATCCCtcagctatggggggggggggaaagggagtGATCCCTCAACTATGGAACAGGGTTGGGGCGATCCCTCAGTTATGGGATGGGGGGTGATCCCTCAGCTTTGGAACAGAGTTTGGGCGATCCCTCAGCTATGGGACAGGGTTGGGTCGATCCCTCAACTATGGGACGGGGGTTGTGATCCCTTAGCTATTCAGCTATGGGACGGGGTGATCACTCAGCTATGGGAttataactattttttttttaaagcgccAGTAATTCCACTGTACATCAAGAGGGTTACACATACATGATATACAAATACGATAAACATAAAACTATTAACAAACCTGGGAGGGAGAGGATCCTGCCCatgagagcttacaatctacatgatgGAGGGGGTGATCCTTCAGCTATGGGATGGACGGGTGATCCTTCAGCTATGGGATGGAGGGGTGATCCCTTAGTTATGGGATGAAGGGGCGATCCCTTATGGGATGGAGGGGTGCTCCTTATAGGAGATAGATACTTACCAACGTGAGTTTAAACCCGCTGATAGTCGGGTGAGCAGTAAGCTTGACACAGGACGGGAGCACGCCCAGCACGGTACACGCAAAACTAAAGAGCAAATGAATgaagaaataagaaaacaaataGAAACATTTGTAGTAACATTTCTCGCTTCAGGACCGTATTCACATGCGCCAGACATTTCCTGAAAATCGGTTCCATCTGAATGGGCTTACTCTGTCGTCAAACCCGTGGAATTCTGCAAGCCCATTCACATGAAACCCCTGTAACGACACGAGTGTGTGTGCGCATTATAGTGCATCAGATTTGCGATAAGTTTGTGAACCCTCTGGCGTTGTCCTGCACGTCTACTGATTTCATGCAGATTTACCTGAGATGTAGTTGAGCCTGCGGAGAGAGAACGCCCTTGATCTTGTACAGGACGCTGAGGCTGCACCAAACATTGGCAACTTTATCCTGAAAGAAAAGCGAAAAAGTATCAacgtttataaaaaaaacacaacaaatgtAACTAGATCGGATATAGATTCTATAAAGGCGGGGCTGTCAAACcatctcatgaatattcatgaaatCAGGGCAGGTGCCACCATTACTCCAGTATACTCCAGTGTAAGGCCGTGTaacccaacctgtggctctccagctgttgggagTTGGAGTTGTCGCAACTACAGAAGAGAGCCatctctgggcatgctgggagttgtagtcttcaaAAAAAAGGCCACAGCTTGGGGAACAGTCTGGGTATAACAGATACATAGGGagtcatttactatactgaaatgcTCCTAAATTAGCCGTATTCCAGTCGCAGGTGGCGGTGCAACAGTTAGTTGTgctgctatctgcgacttcgtcccgctcacaccaggtctaggaTCGTGGGCGGTGAAGGCGACGGGCCGGCagacctgtctcattcatcattttctgcgcttgtttaggcgtagaaaatggtctaaatgtaagccagccagggagccgtcttacatttagaagcggcggtggatccgcggacgttatggagaggccggcacttCTACGTgactccggcggatccaccgccagcacagggccttattaagactggcgttttagacggcGTTTGCGCCCCATAGTTTTATGCATATTCCAGGGCTGGAGGAGGTAGAGCATGAAACAaggatcctctctggtgttctttgccccccttcccccgccctgtgtcatgctccgccccttTGGGCTCTGCACTAGGCATATCACATTTTATCAGTTTGGCCCGGGGTGTTAAGTtaagcatttttttaaccccccccccccccccccccccccccccggcacatccacagtgaccgcccatgCGCAGCCGCTTCTTATCGTCCTTGGGACTGGTGGGAGCCTGCGCAGTCAGACCTCCCACAACGACTTTCACGGCACAGACCTGGAAAAATGCTTTAAGCTCTATCTTATCGCCACAGTTTGTTcactctattgctccctgttatcagccaagtGCAATCCCAGCCCTTTAATGTGAAACGTCTCCAGTGCCGACGCTGCTGACTTTCGGGTGTAATGACCCTTTAAAAAGGTTAATAATAATGATGTATTTATGGCGACTTATTAGAGATTTGTGCTGGACTTTTAGCACTTTCAGACAGCCGGCAGTGACAGGGTTAACAGGTCATAAATCAGGAGCGGTAAAGACATTAACAGTTGTGCTAGGATCACTTTCACAATTACATTCGTAACCACAGCAATCATGTCAGCGACACTCATCCGGCGGGCAGCTGCCAATTCACAGCTGTGCAGACGCGGGGCAGGGAACCGCCGGACTCTGCTATACGGCCGCTCGCAGGGGGTGCTATGGGCTGCAACACTACATCAATCTGCATTCTCATGTAATATTCAGATAGATACGAGTTAGAATAGACAGATATGGACTAGATAGATTCCTTTAATCTGGCATTAATGGGACCAATCGCCTTGGATTAGTACATGCCGGATTATGGGAATCCACACTGCAGTTATATACAGGGGTGTAAATCCACCCATCAGCCGTTTTTACAGCCGCCGCGTCCTCCCCTCCCTATCAACCCCTGTCCCTTTACAACCCTGACAAGAGAAAGCAGATTTGCAGCCAAGacggaaaaggaaaaaaaataaaaataatgaaattgCAAATCAATTTTTCTGGAAAATAATAGCAGCATTAAAGCAGCAGAATGATTCcgataaaaaataattatggcttTAAAAGGCAAACAATTAGCATAGCGCATTACAGGCCTAAGACAAGCGAGCGGGTAATGGCTGCTGCGTTTACGAGGCTGCCCTGGCACGCGCGGTTACTGTGGAATCCATCTCACTGAGTGGCTTTAATGAGGCCATAAGCAGAATCTGCTGGCACAGGACTCAGCGCCAGGGGTTAAACACTCAGCTGAGGGCTGGCGAGTGAGATCTGAAGGGCCAGGGCCACTTATTACTAGACCCCCCCCTGGGGGGCCCTGCAGCAGAGTCCCTATAGGTCAGCGGTAACTGGTCCTAGTGTATGTGAGACAGAACAGAGAACACTTCACTGACCTCAAAGAGTCCACGGCCCACGGGGAAAAGTCTTCTGAGGACTTGGAGGATTTGTTCAATGTCTGTCAAGAAAGGGATCCAACAGAGGCTGAAGGCGGCAATTACCGTCACCCCGATCTTCAGCAGCAGAAGGAGCCTGGCAAGAGAGAGGGTGGCCTGTCACCGATCAGTCACAGGAGCCTTCAGGTGACAAAACACAACGCAGTGTCAGGATTAAGTGGACGAGGAACAGTCCAAGATGCGTTTTGGGACATTTATGAAAATTAAGccggggagaggagggggatctgaGGGTCCCGCAGGCAAGACGCTGGAAGGCTCCGAATGACATTAACTTTAATGTGGATCCATTAGGTTCTCAGGGGCCACACAGCAACTGCTGAGGAACCGACAACCGCAcagaaaatatatctttttttatttattcatttttttagatAGGGTACACTGGAATTTGGAAATCAGTAAAGGAAttttaaaaaatactaaaaataaataaatataaaaatgtgaaaaatgatCTTACGTACAACTAGGCAAACAAAGGCCCTGTAAGAACCTTAAGACCTCAGGACGCTATGCAAACAATAGCGGACAATGCTCGGGGTGCAAAAGCAAGATTTTCAAAGGGGGATTCTGAATTACATTGTACATACCGAGAGGCAATATCCCCTCCAAGCATTTGTAGCTATACAGCAGCCCAGTATATGGGCCACATAGCATCAAGGTCTAGCACAATGAAGGCTTTTGACTACATCAcaggtggtctagggtagtgaaagggttaatgtatATGCCTGATGGTCTATGGCAGTAAAGGGGTAAATGTTAGATGTAAGGCAGTGAGAGAGTTTAACGTAAATATTCATGGTGGTCTAGAGCAGCCGAAGGGTTAATGTCAGCATTCCGGGTGGTCTAGGTCAGTGAAAGGATAACCTCagtatacctggtggtctaggacatcgagagggttaaaggggttgcccaggtagctgtgttgtgtgtggtattacagcgcaccctcactgaatccagTGGAGCTGAACTGCAATGCCGGGCTCAACCCTTGGACAGGCGTGGGGTTGTTTTTGTAAGGAAGCAGCCATGTTCTTCTAATCATGAAGAAACCCTTTAATTCCTGTAGCTATGGTGGTCTTGGACAGTGTAATGGTTAATGTAAGGATCCCTAGTGGTGTAATTTACAATGCGGTTCTGATCAGAGGTctgtttcgggggggggggggcattcacattggggatctgatctgaggtctgattgggggtattatgaacattaggggtctgactgtggctctgagctgaggtctgaggaaaaaaacatttttttcttattttcctcctaggtgcgtcttatagtgtgaGAAATGCCTGTGCACTCACTTACCCCAAGCCAGTACATAGGTGCAGATATGTACTCTTTTACCTCCAACATGTATATCACCAcagcctgtatataggtgcagctgTGTGATCACTTACCCCTAGCCTGTACATAAAGGCAGTTGTGTGATCACTTACCCCCAGCCTGTACATAAAGGCAGTTGTGTGATCACTTACCCCcagcctgtatataggtgcagctgTGTGATCACTTACCCCCAcagcctgtatataggtgcagctgTGTGATCACTTACCCCcagcctgtatataggtgcagctATGTGATCACTTACCCCcagcctgtatataggtgcagctATGTGATCACTtacccccaccctgtatataggtgcagctgTGTGATCACTTACCCCCACAGCCTGTATATAGGTACAGTTTTGCGATCACTTACCCCCAGCCTGTATATAAGAGCAGCTGTGCGATCACTTACCCCCACAGCCTGTATATAGGTACAGTTTTGCGATCACTTACCCCcagcctgtatataggtgcagctgTGCGATCACTTACCCCCAcagcctgtatataggtgcagctgTGTGATCACTTACCCCCAGCCTGTATATAGGTACAGTTTTGCGATCACTTACCCCTAGCCTGTACATAAAGGCAGTTGTGTGATCACTTACCTCcagcctgtatataggtgcagctTTGTGATCACTTACCCCcagcctgtatataggtgcagctgTGTGATCACTTACCCCcagcctgtatataggtgcagctgTGTGATCACTTACCCCcagcctgtatataggtgcagctgTGTGATCACTTACCCCCAcagcctgtatataggtgcagctgTGTGATCACTTACCCCCAGCCTGTATATAAGAGCGCTGTGCGATCACTTACCCCCACAGCCTGTATATAGGTACAGTTTTGCGATCACTTACCCCCAGCCTGTATATAAGAGCAGCTGTGCGATCACTTACCCCCACAGCCTGTATATAGGTACAGTTTTGCGATCACTTACCCCCAGCCTGTATATAAGAGCAGCTGTGCGATCACTTACCCCCAcagcctgtatataggtgcagctgTGTGATCACTTACCCCCAGCCTGTATATAGGTACAGTTTTGCGATCACTTACCCCTAGCCTGTACATAAAGGCAGTTGTGTGATCACTTACCTCcagcctgtatataggtgcagctgTGTGATCACTTACCCCcagcctgtatataggtgcagctgTGTGATCACTTACCCCcagcctgtatataggtgcagctgTGTGATCACTTACCCCcagcctgtatataggtgcagctgTGTGATCACTTACCCCCAcagcctgtatataggtgcagctgTGTGATCACTTACCCCcagcctgtatataggtgcagctgTGTGATCACTTACCCCcagcctgtatataggtgcagctgTGTGATCACTTACCCCcagcctgtatataggtgcagttATGCGATCACTTACCCCcagcctgtatataggtgcagctgTGTGATCACTTACCCCcagcctgtatataggtgcagctgTGTGATCACTTACCCCCAGTCTGTATATAAGAGCAGCTGTGCGATCATTTACCCCcagcctgtatataggtgcagctgTGTGATCACTTACCCCcagcctgtatataggtgcagctgTGTGATCACTTACCCCcagcctgtatataggtgcagctgTGTGATCACTTACCCCcagcctgtatataggtgcagttGTGTGATCACTTACCCCcagcctgtatataggtgcagctgTGTGATCACTTACCCCcagcctgtatataggtgcagctgTGTGATCACTTACCCCcagcctgtatataggtgcagctgTGTGATCACTTACCCCcagcctgtatataggtgcagctgTGTGATCACTTACCCCcagcctgtatataggtgcagctgTGTGATCACTTACTCCcagcctgtatataggtgcagctgTGCGATCACTTACCCCcagcctgtatataggtgcagtgGTGTGATCACTTACCCCCAGTctgtatataggtgcagctgTGCGATCACTTACCCCcagcctgtatataggtgcagctgTGCGATCACTTACCCCCAGCCTGTGATTCCTTGCTTGATACATTTCCCCAGGAGGAAGCAGAAGAACGGCAGCGCGTGGTAAAGCTCCATTTGTTTATAGTTAAGGGCGAGGCAAAACGCCAGCGACCCCAATGCCTCACAGCCACGCAAGAGCGCGATGATCCCCCAGAGGGCCAAACCGAGGCTGACGGAGTTGTATGTGTGTCTGTGTTAAGAGCAACATCATTATATGTCATATGAGAGCATACACAGGGGCAGCACACGCTGGCTCTTCAGctgctgtggaactacaagtctcaggcTTAGTCTACCAAGGGACTGAGAACAAAACCAAAAGCTCATCACTCCAGACTTGTCTATTTTAGTAAAAACTTGCAACCCTTATGACAGACCAATTCTGGAGTCGTCTTGTCTTAAATATTCTGTTATTCCTACTGGAAATTTATGACTAGATTGACAACTGGAGAACAGACTGTGACTGACGGCTACACACTGACAATGTCACACTTTACAGGGACATGGCCCCAACAAGTAACAGCCAGCTGTCAATGTATTCATAAAATTCCAGTAGGTATAACaggggaatggcacaacacaaatTAAATACGGTCGTGGAAATCCAAGGCTGACCCACAGATTTCTGCCGTGCTGGTGCCATGGTTTGCAGATGGAGGTAATAAGATAAGCTCCAATGTCATTCAATGGGTCTAAATCCAGATGCCTTTCTTCCAGGACGGTGTtctgacagaggagcagaatactGGAATTGTCGTATCCGGCATAGCCAAACACTGATGTGGCCTCCTGGATCTGTTGGGTTTCCAGCATGAATCCTAAAAACCTGACGAGCCCCGGCGGTGTCCAACTATGCCGGATACGGCAATGCCAGTTTTCTACTCCTCTGCTGGAACGCAGCACCGGAATGCCCTAACCCAGATGTGGACGAAGGCTGAGAGACAGGTCAGGAGGGGTGGCGGGGGGGGCTCTTTAAAAGCAAAAAAGGATATTGAAAATGTCCATAGTCTATGAGGATGAGGCCAGGATAAAGCAAAAAGCAGAACAGAAACAGCACCTAAATTGATAAAACAATAATGTATTAAAAATATGTAAAATGTTCACCAAACGACACAAAATCACAGACGTAATATAATGATAGGAGCCTTCTACAAGCCAGAACCTACAAATACTGCAGTCATGTGATCACCAGTCATGATATATACACAGGTCACTGGTATACGGGTGCAGGCGTCTATATAAAAGTGGAACGCCAAATTCTGAGCTGGTTTATATTACGTAATGGTTTGAATAGAAATTCTATATCCTATATAAATCCTATTACTATTTTAGGGCCTGAGTGGGCGGAGCATGACACCAGGGTTCCATCATTGGTGTTCTTTTGAATCCCTGTGTCGGGCTCCTCCTCCTCAGGTCTACACTAGGGTTAACACAATCAGATTTGCCCAGAGTGTTCCTTTAAGCGAATATATTGCATCAACGCATTCTCATTTTAGACGTTCAGCCCCGTGGTCAGAGTTATCACTTACCTTTCTTTTTGAGGATGGTTCTTGCAGGTGAGAGCAGTACAAGATAACTGCGGGGATGTAAATGATCAGATCTGCAACCAAAACTACAAAGATGGCGGATATTAATATTGCATATGCGTGATCTCTATACGCATCACATTACGCATGGCAGTGATTAATGGGGGAGCGCCGTCTCACAGGGCGTCACCTTAGAGGTTGTCCAGACTTTGTGGGAAACAAGTCCTTAATCAATGGGCGGTGGGAAGACGTGTCAGATGGATCCATAACTTATGAGTGATTGGCGGCAGGTTCTTCCAGTACTCGCAACACTTATAGAGTTTCGTTGCAGTAGATCCGACATAAACCCAGGGGAGGACTGAAGATAGTCACAGGGATTCACACAACATCAAAGACAATgcctgtgtcatgctccaccccctgAGGTCCTGTACCGGATAGATCAATGAATTCCTTTTTGTATGGGTGgtcttttaaagggattgtagGAAAATATGGCTTCTATCTTCCATAAACAGCGCCACATCCGTCCATGGGttgtatttggtattgcagctcaatcaaAGAAAATGGTATTGAGCTGCGATACCTGAAACAAGCTGTCGATAGACGCGGTGCTGCTGCTAATCCTGGACAACTCTTTTAAATGGCACATTAGGGGAAATAGAACTTCCTGACATGCATTGTAgcgctgatctgggtctgctaataGTGAGCAGCTCCTGCCGCTACCCATCATGTGATCCGGTACGGCAGCAGTAAGCAGTATTACTGATTACAGAACTGTATACATGGCGCTGACTGAACgcagtgtatacagagacagTCTGGCTTTCCTCTTGAGGTTGGCCGTCTCTCCTGCAGAATTCTCATTATGTCTAAAGACACTGAGCTGTCCaaaagcagttaaaggggttctccaaaacCAAGAATCCATGGTCGGGGTGGTCAGGGATGGTGCCAAATTGAGAAAAAATGAGCACTCCAGTCCCAGCACCGACTCTCCACGGCTTCCAATCCTCATTAGACCAGAAGTGTGATGTGCCGTCTACATGTCCATCACCGCCTCTGGCCAGCGCTGACCTTGGTTCctgcacacatcactgctgaggccactgaCTGCCTGGCAGCAGTGACACGCATGTAGATGGCACGTCACACTTCCGGACTACTGGAAACCAGAAGCATTACAGATGGGAACTCGACGATGGAAATGGAGTGCTCGTGACAGATGagtctttttttttctggcaCGATGCCTGGACCCCTGACCATGGTTTCCCattctcggagaacccctttaagcaattgcCTAGCATATGTACACATACTTTGGGAAGGACTGCGAGTACATTTACTGCATTATATTAGCTCATGGAGGTAGCATGAGGCCCAAACTTGTCACTCTCATCTAGGTCAAAGCCTCGGATTCTGTCACATTTGATGGAAGAAACAGCGCAGCATGCAGCAATATATTTCCTGTAAAATGGCAGACACCATGACGGAATGTGACAGACACCATTACAAATCAATGGGTCCATCAAACGCCTCAGTCATGTGACATATCTGTGGCTTTCATCATAAACTAAAGTCACTACGCAGCTGAGAACAGAGCCTGGCAAGTAAGAATCCCAACCCGTTGAATAACagattcagctctgctatatcagtACAATACAAGCTAGGCCACGCCAAGGTCCACAACAGATCGGGATGCCAAGAGTCACACACAATGCTTTACTTTACAAATACACGTACCCGTTGCTCGCATGAACAGCTTGTGGTGAAGGCCCTCGTATCCTCGCGAAGAGTTCAGCGCCACCCAGTCCGGATTGATCATGTGAGCTCTACGACAAAATACGGCACAGGTGAGGGAAATTTtgatcatacactgctcaaaaaaataaagggaacacaaaaataacacatcctagatctgaattaattaaatattcttctgaaatactttgttctttacatagttgaatgtgctgacaacaaaatcacacaaaaataaaaaaaatggaaattaaattttttaacccatggaggtctggatttggagtcacactcaaaattaaagtggaaaaacacactacaggctgatccaactttgatgtaatgtccttaaaacaagtcaaaatgaggctcagtagtgtgtgtggcctccacgtgcctgtatgacctccctacaacgcctgtgcatgctcctgatgaggtggcggacggtctcctgagggatctcctcccagacctggactaaagcatctgccaactcctggacagtctgtggtgcaacgtgacgttggtggatagagcgagacatgatgtcccagatgtgctcaattggattcaggtctggggaaggggcgggccagtccatagcatcaatgccttcgtcttgcaggaactgctgacacactccagccacatgaggcctagcattgtcttgcattaggaggaacccagggccaaccgcaccagcatatggtctcacaaggggtctgaggatctcatctcggtacctaatggcagtcaggcaacctctggcgagcacatggagggctgtgcggccctccaaagaaatgccaccccacaccattactgacccaatgccaaaccggtcatgctggaggatgttgcaggcagcagaatgttctccacggcgtctccagactctgtcacgtctgtcacatgtgctcagtgtgaacctgctttcatctgtgaagagcacagggcgccagtggcgaatttgccaatcttggtgttctctggcaaatgccaaacgtcctgcacggtgttgggctgtaagcacaacccccacctgtggacgtcgggccctcatatcaccctcatggagtctgtttctgaccgtttgagcagacacatgcacatttgtggcctgctggaggtcattttgcagggctctggcagtgctcctcctgttcctccttacacaaaggcggaggtagcggtcctgctgctgggttgtgtccctcctacggcctcctccacgtctcctgatgtactggcctgtctcctggtagcgcctccatgctctggacactacgctgacagacacagcaaaccttcttgccacagctcgcattgatgtgccatcctggataagctgcactacctgagccacttgtgtgggttgtagactccgtctcatgctaccactagagtgaaa includes:
- the ALG6 gene encoding dolichyl pyrophosphate Man9GlcNAc2 alpha-1,3-glucosyltransferase isoform X1; translation: MEGPMTALSVLLAVTVRWAVSLYPYSGARTAPMFGDYEAQRHWQEVTLNLPVKQWYFNSTDNDLLYWGLDYPPLTAYHSLLCGYIAHMINPDWVALNSSRGYEGLHHKLFMRATVLVADLIIYIPAVILYCSHLQEPSSKRKVLFLFCFLLYPGLILIDYGHFQYNSVSLGLALWGIIALLRGCEALGSLAFCLALNYKQMELYHALPFFCFLLGKCIKQGITGWGLLLLLKIGVTVIAAFSLCWIPFLTDIEQILQVLRRLFPVGRGLFEDKVANVWCSLSVLYKIKGVLSPQAQLHLSFACTVLGVLPSCVKLTAHPTISGFKLTLVNCALSFFLFSFQVHEKSILLVSLPACLLLSELPLMTTWYLLTSTFSMLPLLQKDGLVMAYVVTTLIFVLVSAAALSFHQKTSEDSLKMKPFCASIRRYIPWFRLHETLVKMLFFSSVLTMAALTAASCALAPPPALPDLFPVLISAVSCIHFLMFLFYFNTIYLWDNVERRSKKKMS
- the ALG6 gene encoding dolichyl pyrophosphate Man9GlcNAc2 alpha-1,3-glucosyltransferase isoform X2; translation: MINPDWVALNSSRGYEGLHHKLFMRATVLVADLIIYIPAVILYCSHLQEPSSKRKVLFLFCFLLYPGLILIDYGHFQYNSVSLGLALWGIIALLRGCEALGSLAFCLALNYKQMELYHALPFFCFLLGKCIKQGITGWGLLLLLKIGVTVIAAFSLCWIPFLTDIEQILQVLRRLFPVGRGLFEDKVANVWCSLSVLYKIKGVLSPQAQLHLSFACTVLGVLPSCVKLTAHPTISGFKLTLVNCALSFFLFSFQVHEKSILLVSLPACLLLSELPLMTTWYLLTSTFSMLPLLQKDGLVMAYVVTTLIFVLVSAAALSFHQKTSEDSLKMKPFCASIRRYIPWFRLHETLVKMLFFSSVLTMAALTAASCALAPPPALPDLFPVLISAVSCIHFLMFLFYFNTIYLWDNVERRSKKKMS